The sequence TGGTGGGCTGCAGGACCTACAGGTTCTTGTGGACCTTGTTCAGAAATATATGTAGATTTAGGAATTGAATTTGGTGGAGATGAAAATTCTAAACTTGGAGATGAAGGAACAGATGATCGTTTTATTGAAATTTGGAATTTAGTATTTACTGAATGGAATAGAATGGAAGATGGAAGTTTAGAACCATTACCTAAAAAGAATATAGATACAGGTGCAGGTTTAGAAAGAATTACAGCAGTATTACAAAAGAAATCAAATAACTTTGAAACAGATTTATTATTTCCAATAGTTCAAACAATGGAGAAAATAGCAAAAGTTAAATATGGAGAAAATGAAAAGATTGATTTTTCATTAAAAGTTATAGCTGATCATGCAAGAGCAGTAACATTTTTAGTTAATGATGGAGTAATCCCTTCAAATGAAGGAAGAGGATATGTTTTAAGAAGAATATTAAGAAGAGCGATAAGACATGGAAGACTTTTAGGAGTAAAAGAATTATTCTTATTTGAAATAATAGATGTAATTATAGATTTAATGAAAGCGTCTTATCCTGAGTTAGAAAAAAATATAAAACATATTAAAAAAGTTGTAAAAATAGAAGAAGAAAAATTCTCAAATACTTTAGATCAGGGAATTCAACATGTTATGAATGCTATTGGAGAAGCTAAAAAGTTAGAAAAAGATTATTTATCAGGAGATATTACATTTAAATTATATGATACTTATGGTTTTCCTTATGAATTAACAGAAGAAATTTGTGAAGAAAATGAAATAAAAATATATAAAAATGAATTTGATAAAAAAATGGAAGAACAAAGAAATAAAGCTAGAAATTCAAGAGAAGTTATAATGGAAAAAGGTCAAGATAGTTTTATTGAAGCTTTCTTTGATAAATATGGGAAAACTGAATTTACAGGTTATACTAGTTTATCAGAAATGGCAAAAGTGCTTCATGTATCAAAAATAAAAGAAGATATATATACAATAATTACAGATAAGACTCCTTTTTATGCAGAAGCAGGAGGACAACAAGCTGATAATGGTATTATTTCAGGAAATGGATCAACTGGAAATGTAATAGATGTTCAAAAACAAAAAGGAATATATACTCATACAGTAAAAGTACTTAATGGTATATATAATTTTGTAGAAGGAATTGAAGTTAGAATGGAAGTAGCTGAAAATAGAAGAGAAGCAATGGCTAAAAATCATAGTGCTACTCATTTATTACAAAAAGCTTTAAGAGAAATATTAGGAGATCATGTTCAACAAGCAGGTTCTTTAGTTACTCCAGAAAGACTAAGATTTGATTTTAATCATTATGAACCAGTTACAGATGAAGAATTAGAAAAAGTAGAAAGATTAGTAAATACTCAAATAGCGAAAAGCTTAGCATCAAATATTAGAAATATGTCTATGGATGAAGCTAAAGAAACTGGAGCAATGGCTTTATTTGGTGATAAATACGAAGATATAGTTAGAGTTGTTTCTTTTGGTGACTTTTCAACAGAGCTTTGTGGTGGTATTCATGTTAAAAATGTTTCAGAAATAGGAATGTTAAAAATAGTTTCAGAAACTGGAATAGCTGCAGGAATAAGAAGAATAGAAGCTCAAACAGGATTTAAAGCCTATGAAACAGTAAAATCTATGGAAAAATTAATAGAAAAAGTTTCTAAAACTTTAAAAACAACTTCTTCAAAATTAGAAGAAAAAGTAGAAAAAACAGTGGAAGAATTAAAAAATTCTCAAAAACAAATAGAAGAATTAAAATTAAAATTAGCAAGTTATGAAGCTAATTCTTTATTCTCAGAAGTAGAAGAAATAAAAGGAATAAAAGTTTTAGTTAAAAGATTTGAAAATAAAGATGGAGGATCTTTAAGAGATATTGTAGATAAAGCAAAAGAAAAATTAGGAAGTTGTGTAGTTGTTTTAGGTGCAGATAACGGAAAAGCAATATTTGCAGTGGGGGTAACAAAAGATTTAACATCTAAAATAAAAGCAGGAAATTTGGTAAAACAATTAGCAGTAATAGCAGGTGGAAACGGTGGTGGAAGACCTGATTTTGCTCAAGCAGGTGGGAAAGATGGTGCTAAAGTAAAAGAAGCTTTAGATAAAGCTAAAGATATTTTAGTAGAAAGTTTATAAGAGGTTAGTATGTATAAAAAGTATATATCTTTAGATGTAGGTGATGTAAGAATAGGTGTAGCGAGATCTGATATAATGGGGATAGTCGCTACCCCTTATGAAGTTATAAATAGAAAAAAAGTTAAGTCAGTAAAAAGAATAGCAGAAATTTTAAAAGAAAATAATACAAAGTCTTTAGTTGTAGGAATTCCTAAAAGCTTAGATGGGACAGAGAAAAGACAAGCTGAAAAAGTTAGGGAATATATTAAAAAATTAAAGAAAAATATTGAAGGCTTGGAAATTTATGAAGTAGATGAAAGATTAACAACAGTTTCAGCTGATCGAATGTTAACTGATGGTGGAAAAAAAGGAGCTTTAGAAAAAAGAAAAGTTGTAGATAAAATAGCAGCAGCAATAATACTTCAAACTTTTTTAGATTCTAAAAGATAAAAATTACTGGAGGCGTTATGAAGTCTAAAATATTTTTAAAATTATTATTGGTAATAACAGTATTGGTAGGTTCGTCATATCTAATTTTTAAAGAACCTGTCAAGTTAGGATTAGACCTTAAAGGTGGTGTTTATGCTGTTTTAGAAGCAGAGCCTAAAGAAGAAGGGGAAATTATAACTAATGAAACTATGGATAGTTTAATAGAGGTTTTAGATAGAAGAATAAATGGTATTGGAGTAGCAGAATCAGTTGTTCAAAAAGCTGGTACCAATAGAGTTATAATTGAATTACCAGGTGTAAAAGATACAACAGAAGCAATAAAAGTTATAGGAAAAACAGCATTATTAGAATTTAGAATATTAGATGGAGATGGGAACTTAGGAGAAACATTATTAACAGGGGAATCTTTAAAAAAAGCTCAAGTTGGTTATGGACAACTTGGAGAACCTCAAATAAATTTTGAATTAAAACCAGAAGGAGCAATTAAATTTGCTAAAATAACTAGAGAAAATGTAGGAAAACAACTAGCTATTGTTTTAGATGGAAAAGTTCAAACAGCTCCAGTTATAAAAACAGAAATTCCAGGTGGATCAGGAAGTATAAGTGGAAATTATACAGTGGAAGAAGCAAAAAGAACAGCCATGTTATTAAATTCAGGAGCATTACCAATAAAAGCAGAAATTATAGAAACTAGAACAGTAGGGGCATCTTTAGGAGATGAATCAATCGCAGCTAGTTTAGTTGCAGCAAAGGTTGGGATAGCTTTAATTGGAATATTTATGTTTATATTTTATAGAGTTCCTGGTTTAGTTGCAGACTTAGCATTAATTTGCTTTGGAATGATTACTTTTGGAATTCTTAATTTTATAGGAGCAACTCTTACTTTGCCAGGAATAGCAGGTCTTATATTATCTGCAGGAATGGCAGTAGATGCTAATGTAATTATTTTCGAAAGAATAAAGGAAGAACTTAGATTTGGAAATACTGTTAATGGAGCAATAAAATCTGGATTTAGTAAAGGATTTGTAGCAATATTTGATTCCAATGTAACAACATTAATAATAACTACAATATTATTTGTATTTGGTACAGGGGCAGTAAAAGGATTTGCTGTAACTTTAACAATAGGAACTCTTGCATCAATGTTTACAGCTATAACAATAACAAGAGTATTTATGGATATACTTGTAAACGTTTTTAATGTAAAAAATGCTAAACTATTTGGAGTAGGAGGGAAGACTAATGCAAGTACAAATAATAAAAAATAGTAAAAAATGGGTTTCTATTTCTTTGATTGCTATTATAATTTCAGTTATAACATTGTTTACTAAAGGTCTTAATTATGGAATAGATTTTTCAGGTGGAAATTTATTTCAGCTGAAGTTTGAAAAAGTTTTAGATAATAAAGAAGTTAATGAATCTTTAAATAAGCTTTCTAAAAACATTAAACAATTTAGTCCAAATGCAAGAAAGGTTCAAATTTCAGAAGGACGTGATTTACTTATAAGAATAGAAGAAATATCAGAGGATGAAAAAGCTGAATTTTATGATAATATAAAAGAAGTTGGAAAATATGAAATAATAAAGGAAGATAAAGTTGGAGCAAGCGTTGGGTCTGAATTAAAAAAATCAGCTATATTATCACTTTTAATTGGTGGAGCTATGATTATTCTATATATAACTTTAAGGTTCCAGTTTAAATTTGCTATTGCAGCAATATTTGCTTTGGTAAATGATATTATAATTGCAATTGGAGGTATAGCATTGTTAGGCTATGAAATAAATACTCCGTTTATAGCAGCAGTTCTGACTATTTTAGGTTATTCTATAAATGATACAATAGTAGTTTTTGATAGAATAAGAGAAACTTTAAAAAGAAAATCAGATTCTAATTTTGGAGAATTATTAGATAAAAGTATAAATCAAGTTATAACAAGATCAATCAATACTTCAGTAACAACTTTACTTGCAATAATTGCAATATTGGTTTTTGGTGGAGATAGTTTAAAAACATTTATAACAACTTTATTAATAGGAACAATTGCAGGAA comes from Fusobacterium sp. JB019 and encodes:
- the alaS gene encoding alanine--tRNA ligase, whose amino-acid sequence is MLTGNEVRSKFIEFFESKNHKHFESASLIPDDPTLLLTVAGMVPFKPFFLGQKPAPTPRVTTFQKCIRTNDLENVGRTARHHTFFEMLGNFSFGDYFKKEAISWSYEFITKVLGIEEENLWVSVFDTDDEAEELWISECNFPKEKIVRLGEDDNWWAAGPTGSCGPCSEIYVDLGIEFGGDENSKLGDEGTDDRFIEIWNLVFTEWNRMEDGSLEPLPKKNIDTGAGLERITAVLQKKSNNFETDLLFPIVQTMEKIAKVKYGENEKIDFSLKVIADHARAVTFLVNDGVIPSNEGRGYVLRRILRRAIRHGRLLGVKELFLFEIIDVIIDLMKASYPELEKNIKHIKKVVKIEEEKFSNTLDQGIQHVMNAIGEAKKLEKDYLSGDITFKLYDTYGFPYELTEEICEENEIKIYKNEFDKKMEEQRNKARNSREVIMEKGQDSFIEAFFDKYGKTEFTGYTSLSEMAKVLHVSKIKEDIYTIITDKTPFYAEAGGQQADNGIISGNGSTGNVIDVQKQKGIYTHTVKVLNGIYNFVEGIEVRMEVAENRREAMAKNHSATHLLQKALREILGDHVQQAGSLVTPERLRFDFNHYEPVTDEELEKVERLVNTQIAKSLASNIRNMSMDEAKETGAMALFGDKYEDIVRVVSFGDFSTELCGGIHVKNVSEIGMLKIVSETGIAAGIRRIEAQTGFKAYETVKSMEKLIEKVSKTLKTTSSKLEEKVEKTVEELKNSQKQIEELKLKLASYEANSLFSEVEEIKGIKVLVKRFENKDGGSLRDIVDKAKEKLGSCVVVLGADNGKAIFAVGVTKDLTSKIKAGNLVKQLAVIAGGNGGGRPDFAQAGGKDGAKVKEALDKAKDILVESL
- the ruvX gene encoding Holliday junction resolvase RuvX is translated as MYKKYISLDVGDVRIGVARSDIMGIVATPYEVINRKKVKSVKRIAEILKENNTKSLVVGIPKSLDGTEKRQAEKVREYIKKLKKNIEGLEIYEVDERLTTVSADRMLTDGGKKGALEKRKVVDKIAAAIILQTFLDSKR
- the secD gene encoding protein translocase subunit SecD, translating into MKSKIFLKLLLVITVLVGSSYLIFKEPVKLGLDLKGGVYAVLEAEPKEEGEIITNETMDSLIEVLDRRINGIGVAESVVQKAGTNRVIIELPGVKDTTEAIKVIGKTALLEFRILDGDGNLGETLLTGESLKKAQVGYGQLGEPQINFELKPEGAIKFAKITRENVGKQLAIVLDGKVQTAPVIKTEIPGGSGSISGNYTVEEAKRTAMLLNSGALPIKAEIIETRTVGASLGDESIAASLVAAKVGIALIGIFMFIFYRVPGLVADLALICFGMITFGILNFIGATLTLPGIAGLILSAGMAVDANVIIFERIKEELRFGNTVNGAIKSGFSKGFVAIFDSNVTTLIITTILFVFGTGAVKGFAVTLTIGTLASMFTAITITRVFMDILVNVFNVKNAKLFGVGGKTNASTNNKK
- the secF gene encoding protein translocase subunit SecF → MQVQIIKNSKKWVSISLIAIIISVITLFTKGLNYGIDFSGGNLFQLKFEKVLDNKEVNESLNKLSKNIKQFSPNARKVQISEGRDLLIRIEEISEDEKAEFYDNIKEVGKYEIIKEDKVGASVGSELKKSAILSLLIGGAMIILYITLRFQFKFAIAAIFALVNDIIIAIGGIALLGYEINTPFIAAVLTILGYSINDTIVVFDRIRETLKRKSDSNFGELLDKSINQVITRSINTSVTTLLAIIAILVFGGDSLKTFITTLLIGTIAGTYSSIFIATPLIYLFEKNRDGKVDASKYIGQEESEDYEKIVV